The following coding sequences are from one Macrobrachium rosenbergii isolate ZJJX-2024 chromosome 36, ASM4041242v1, whole genome shotgun sequence window:
- the LOC136856670 gene encoding LOW QUALITY PROTEIN: uncharacterized protein (The sequence of the model RefSeq protein was modified relative to this genomic sequence to represent the inferred CDS: inserted 1 base in 1 codon), translating to MRTQVISIFLVALLTGKSSVHGRAQDPSTDEKAPESDGSTDVPDMEAEDTHKRFIIAEPPVRENPHHQRNFVRWGHQANRRPNLPWQTSPRTPTSKRNQNPALRLHSFPGPYPFESEVRGEGYHSRIRFDPFGGAYPESGPRPIGQTFGNWPARPPNGGIREGATHRPLLQPFHNPGTFLSNAENARLPPFSDPDHFHQDPPARHPTFTDPLHGNPTGPSTYHPQPERPFLHPGNLAALVEDGNIEAPSPSVTEESPVYEEGTFHDEIKPDFDYPVVASVFDDRPKPDVISGPIISIHDQENDTFVDEEAISPSAEANAGEEGLNTTEKGLEIDPSLLATSNSRSTQTYEQAQHSNDTEHEPVPADYNGDYYDLYDEFMELYYDNDEFNQSTNSGTTKNTATAHPLPASGHTIPPTTESVQNLTHQTASGHTIPPTTESVQNLSQTEETTSSATASPTSHSSLATSTAEIQPLSDTSTLESSTLTIQSTMPSSTSTTTEITTTSTTGATAETTTSTLPPVTTTENIPVSTVSDTPSPPKSLSGDQVNPDDNQKEKESKDSILSTDAVEGEQISQQEAEDAASSKNTPLASSNQSPGTNKGSSLISLSEILQGIGMSLPQFLVALKGHGMALKDFTARLQEKSLTQQQFKRAEGNLESLLQMLSSDSEVTSETEEDLPPKEEDSETDKKVSLVPYWLTSRPTWRPTTTASTSEATTTTSTTTESTTTTQQPSTSAPPPKIFGFNPSVPRKNHGAVDNKTEESTESSDESNKAPIPIKLDIASIMKEKGLSAADILHDLGSLFTFGNDTSTDKTTDQATLENESSNNGDGILNTSNDDAETFSSTQTPYTIPDTPVSLRPYRPSGGSERHRPRPYRPSAADRGWGGTVSRNRNILTNRFQTTERTTLRPPYQPPPVPHSSDISPLLDILHNSTTSSDGDSISFGIPDENEVAGIPFSXKRTPRYSSGNYFPSKDDDPDSLNVSTKSAILAASILGGVAMCIFLAILVVVMYRGRARRRKPLSIPSDASSSSTPPIYSSRVGSGKGFYKTSGFWGTLKKRFDPYSLSPTPTVMT from the exons ATGAGGACTCAAGTCATCAGCATATTCTTGGTCGCCTTGTTGACTGGAAAATCGAGCGTGCATGGCAGAGCGCAGGACCCTTCCACAGACGAAAAGGCTCCGGAGAGCGACGGCTCTACCGATGTTCCTGACATGGAAGCAGAGGACACCCACAAGAGATTCATAATTGCTGAACCACCTGTCCGAGAG AATCCTCACCATCAGAGGAACTTCGTCCGATGGGGCCACCAGGCAAACAGGAGACCCAATCTCCCTTGGCAAACTTCACCCAG GACACCTACGTCAAAAAGGAATCAAAATCCGGCTCTGAGACTTCACTCTTTCCCTGGCCCTTATCCCTTCGAGTCTGAAGTACGGGGAGAGGGCTACCACTCACGAATAAGATTTGATCCCTTTGGTGGAGCCTACCCTGAATCTGGTCCCCGTCCCATTGGGCAAACTTTTGGAAACTGGCCTGCCAGACCTCCAAATGGAGGAATTCGAGAAGGTGCGACTCATCGTCCTTTGCTGCAGCCTTTTCACAATCCAGGAACGTTCTTAAGCAATGCTGAAAATGCAAGGCTTCCCCCATTTAGTGATCCTGACCACTTTCACCAAGATCCTCCAGCAAGACACCCTACATTTACAGATCCACTACATGGGAATCCAACTGGACCTTCCACGTACCATCCACAACCAGAAAGACCATTCTTGCATCCAGGAAACCTGGCAGCCCTTGTTGAAGATGGAAATATTGAAGCACCTAGTCCCTCTGTCACAGAGGAGTCCCCAGTTTATGAAGAGGGTActtttcatgatgaaataaaacctgattttgaTTACCCAGTTGTAGCTAGTGTTTTTGATGATCGTCCAAAACCTGATGTAATATCTGGACCCATAATTTCAATCCATGATCAAGAAAATGATACCTTTGTAGATGAGGAAGCAATATCACCCTCAGCAGAGGCAAACGCTGGAGAGGAAGGGCTAAACACCACTGAAAAAGGTTTAGAAATAGATCCATCACTTCTAGCTACAAGCAACTCGAGAAGTACTCAGACATACGAACAAGCTCAACACTCAAATGATACTGAGCATGAACCAGTACCTGCTGATTATAACGGTGACTACTATGACCTATATGATGAGTTCATGGAGTTATATTATGACAACGATGAGTTTAACCAATCGACAAATTCTGGTACTACCAAAAACACTGCAACAGCACATCCTCTGCCAGCTTCTGGTCATACAATTCCACCAACAACTGAATCAGTTCAAAATCTAACTCATCAAACTGCTTCTGGTCATACAATTCCACCAACAACTGAATCAGTTCAAAATCTATCTCAAACTGAAGAAACCACCAGTTCGGCTACTGCGTCACCGACAAGCCATTCTTCATTGGCAACATCAACAGCTGAAATACAACCTTTATCTGATACTTCTACATTAGAGTCATCAACATTAACTATACAGTCAACAATGCCATCTTCAACAAGTACCACTACAGAAATAACAACTACTTCTACAACCGGTGCCACAGCAGAGACAACAACATCAACATTGCCACCAGTAACAACGACTGAAAATATACCGGTATCTACTGTGTCAGATACACCTTCTCCACCAAAATCTTTATCAGGAGATCAAGTCAATCCTGATGAtaatcagaaagaaaaagaaagtaaagatagCATTTTAAGTACTGATGCTGTCGAAGGAGAACAGATATCTCAGCAAGAAGCAGAGGATGCAGCTAGTAGTAAAAACACACCTTTGGCATCCAGTAATCAGAGTCCAG GCACCAATAAAGGATCTTCCCTTATCAGTCTGTCCGAGATTCTGCAAGGGATTGGCATGTCTCTTCCCCAGTTCTTGGTTGCACTGAAAGGGCATGGAATGGCACTTAAAGATTTTACAGCACGTCTTCAAGAAAAGAGCCTTACCCAACAACAGTTCAAAAGAGCTGAAGGTAATCTGGAATCCCTTCTACAGATGCTGAGTAGTGATTCAGAAGTAACAAGTGAAACAGAAGAGGATCTCCCACCCAAAGAAGAGGAtagcgaaacagacaaaaaagtaaGCCTAGTACCTTACTGGTTAACATCTAGACCAACCTGGAggccaacaacaacagcaagcaCATCGGAAgccacaacaaccacttcaactacGACAGAATCAACAACAACTACACAGCAACCTTCCACATCTGCCCCTCCTCCTAAAATATTTGGCTTTAACCCTTCTGTACCTAGGAAAAATCATGGGGCTGTAGATAACAAAACTGAAGAATCTACAGAATCCTCTGACGAAAGCAACAAAGCTCCAATTCCTATAAAATTAGACATAGCTAGCATTATGAAAGAAAAGGGGCTGAGTGCTGCTGACATTCTACATGATCTTGGCTCACTCTTCACATTTGGAAATGATACCAGCACTGACAAAACTACAGATCAGGCAACCCTGGAGAACGAAAGCAGCAATAATGGAGACGGTATACTTAACACATCAAATGATGATGCAGAAACCTTCTCATCAACTCAAACTCCTTATACAATTCCAGATACCCCAGTTTCTCTTCGTCCTTACCGTCCCTCTGGAGGGTCAGAGAGACATCGCCCTCGTCCTTACCGCCCTTCAGCAGCGGACAGAGGTTGGGGAGGCACTGTTAGCCGTAACCGTAACATACTAACCAACAGGTTCCAAACAACCGAAAGAACAACATTGCGACCGCCATACCAGCCACCTCCAGTTCCGCATTCCAGTGATATTTCACCCCTGTTAGATATATTACACAATTCAACAACAAGCTCTGATggagacagcatttcatttgggATCCCGGATGAAAACGAGGTGGCAGGAATACCTTTTT GAAAACGCACCCCAAGATATTCAAGTGGGAATTACTTTCCTTCTAAAGACGACGACCCTGATTCTCTCAATGTGTCTACCAAAAGTGCCATCTTGGCAGCCTCCATTCTAGGAGGAGTTGCCATGTGTATCTTTTTGGCGATTTTAGTCGTGGTGATGTACCGTGGAAGGGCTCGTCGCCGGAAACCTCTAAGTATCCCGAGTGATGCTTCATCCTCCTCCACGCCTCCAATTTATTCCTCGAGGGTGGGCAGTGGGAAAGGCTTCTACAAAACTTCGGGCTTTTGGGGGACACTTAAAAAGAGATTTGATCCTTATTCTCTCAGTCCAACACCCACAGTAATGACCTGA